DNA from Lonchura striata isolate bLonStr1 chromosome 5, bLonStr1.mat, whole genome shotgun sequence:
GGGGTTGCTGACGGTCAGGGCGCTCACCTGGTGGCCCCGGTACTGGAACTTCAGCTCCAGGTCAGTCACTGTCGGGGGGCCACGGGGTCAGTGGGGCcagggagcccccagggccgCTCCAGCCAGCCACCCTCATCCATCCCACAGCCGCTCCGTGCCCACGGCCACCCCAATCCGGCCACCCCATGGCCACCCCTCACCCAGTGACCCAGTGGCTGCTCCCATCCGTCCCATGGCCACCCCACACCCATCGTCACCTCTGTCCCACCACCCCGTGGCCACCCCAAGCCTCCTAGCCACCACCTGGCCTCGCCGCACCCATGAGACCCCCACCCAGCGCCCATGCCCCCCGCCTTGCTCACGTGGCAGCATGTGCGGGCTGACCAGCAGGTCGGGGATCAGGTGCTCTGTCGGTGCCACCGGGCAGGCGGACGAGGGCCCCGGGGGGCCTAGGGGGGGCCCCATCTCGGCCAGGGCCCCGGGGAGCAGCTCAGGGGCCCCGTGGGTGCCCTCTGCCTCCCCCTGGAGCAGTGCCGGGGGGGGAGGCCCGAAGGGCCCCCCCGGGGGGCAGTGGTTGGCAAAGGGGGGAGCCTTCTCCTTGGGCCAGGGGTAGGGGGGCAGCAGGTCCTGCTCGTGCTTCTTGTCTGGAGCAGAGAGGGCGTCAGAGGGGGGGTCAGAGGGTGCACCCCAGCCCCCCTGACACCCCGACCCGCCCTGAGCCCCCCACTCACCATCGATGCTCAGGGATGTCATCttgtggagctgcagggcagagtGGGCGTTACAGGGGCACCCCTGGCCCTCTGAGGTGCCCCTGGTTTGGGGATCCCCCCACCCTGTGTTGCGAGCCCCCCAGATACCTGGCTGACGTCTTCCTCCCCACTGCAGCCATAGTTATCCTCGTCCCCCCCGTCTGCAAGGGAGAGAGTGGCTGGGAAACacagagggaactggggggtgctgggggggatATTGAAGGGTTCAGGGGACTCATGGGGCACTGAGGCTTCACGGGGGGGTCCCTTGTGGGATGTCAGGTCTTTGTGGGGTGCTGGGACTTCGGGGGCTGCTCGGAGGGCTCCCCAGAGCCGCCCGTACCTGCGCCCCCGGGGGTCTCCTCGCAGAGCTCGTACACGCGGAAGGGCTGGGccggggagctgcggggcccgTCCAGCAGCAGCCGGAACTCGCGGCTCTTGTTGAGGGCGCAGCGCAGCGTGGCCTTCCAGCGCGGCGGGTCCGGGGGATCCCCGGCCCGGAACCGGCCCGTCTCCTGCGCCCATGCCTGTGGGGCGGTCAGCGCCCCCCACCCGTGTCCTGCCATCCCATCCTCCCCACCTGCCAGGTCCCCCTTGCCACCCCGCACACCGTGTTATGCCATCATCCCTGTCACCCCCTCCTGTGTCCCTCATCACCTATCACCCTGTCAcccctgtcccttgtcccccaCATCCTCACTGTCACCCATCCCATATCCCCACTGTCACCCATCCCATGTCCCCACTGCCACCCCATCACCCTGTCAcccctgtcccttgtcccccaCATCCCCACTGTCACCCATCCCATATCCCCACTGTCACCCCACCTCCCTGTCACCCGTCCCTTGTCCTCCATATCCCCACTGTCACCCATATCCCCACTGTCCCCCATATCCCCACTGTCACCCATCCCATGTCCCCACTGTCACCCCACCGCCCTGTCACCCCCGTTACACTTCTCCTGTACCCCTACTGTCCCCACACCGTGTCCCCCTTGTCACCCCTGACACATCCCACGTCCCACTGTCACCCCCGCCCATGTCCCCGGTGTCACCTTGAAGATGGTGTCGTGGTCCTGGGGCCCCGGGGGGTTCCTGGTGGCGTGTCCCCAGGGGATGACGAAGCGGCGGCGCTCGGGGTCGAGCCAGTGCAGCCCCGGGAAGCGCCGGCTGCTCACCTGGGCCACCAGCCAGGGCTTGAGGCGCACCCGGCGGGGGGGCTCCATGGCCTGGGGACACCGGCGGGCACGGCGTGACCCCGCGGGCCGCCCCGCTCCCGAAAGCGGAACCGGGGCCCGCACGGCCCCTCTGGGGCAGCCCCGGTTCCGCTTTCGGGGCCGGGAGGGTGCGTGAGGCCCCCCCGAGCTCTGTCCCCCCGTGGGTGTCCGGGGGCGTCACCCACGCCCCGAAAGCAGAAGCTGCGGTGGCTtcagggagagaaaagaggagctgagaaggagcgggacaggagggacagaggggagagagggacacagggaatgtgcGACATGAGggggacggggggacacgggacaggggacacgAGGGACAAGGGGAGGACACGGGATGGgagacacggggacacggagcGGATAAAGGGAGTGTACGGGACAGGGAGCACGAGGGATGGGGGACACATGTAGCGACAcggggggacactgaggacacGAGGACGTGGAGGGACATGGGAAACGTACGGGAGACAGGGGATATGGAGAAGGGAGGAGGGACACAGGGGTGACACGAGGAGACGGGGGACGTGGGATGGGAAGGGGACGCAGAGACAGGGGGTGGCACACGCGGGACGGGGGGACACGCGAAGTCCCGGCCGCGGTCCTTGCGCAGTCACGGAAGCCCCGCGAGGGGCGATCCCGCCCGCTCCCCTCGAGCCGGGGGTCCCCGCCTGTCCCCCCTCGCGGGGCAGCGCCCACGCGTGTCCCACGGACAGGCCCGGCCGCGGCCACCGCGCCTGGGCACGGCGTGTCCGGGGCTGCCGTCCCCATCACGGACGGGGCAc
Protein-coding regions in this window:
- the IRF5 gene encoding interferon regulatory factor 5 is translated as MEPPRRVRLKPWLVAQVSSRRFPGLHWLDPERRRFVIPWGHATRNPPGPQDHDTIFKAWAQETGRFRAGDPPDPPRWKATLRCALNKSREFRLLLDGPRSSPAQPFRVYELCEETPGGADGGDEDNYGCSGEEDVSQLHKMTSLSIDDKKHEQDLLPPYPWPKEKAPPFANHCPPGGPFGPPPPALLQGEAEGTHGAPELLPGALAEMGPPLGPPGPSSACPVAPTEHLIPDLLVSPHMLPLTDLELKFQYRGHQVSALTVSNPHGCRLFHSSLEPTREQEELFGPLTLEQVPFPAPDIIPNEKQRFYTHQLLDVLDRGLILELQGQDLFAVRLCQCKVFWTGPCAAPRPGPNPIQRERRTKLFSLEGFLNGLIQFQKGQTPTPPPFEIFLCFGEEWPDQKPKEKKLITVQVVPVAARLLLEMFSGELSWSADSIPLQISHPDLKDRMVEQFKELHQLWQSHQRLPPAQPPPGPSAGPWALPPGPLPR